The following are encoded together in the Brassica napus cultivar Da-Ae chromosome A9, Da-Ae, whole genome shotgun sequence genome:
- the LOC125578610 gene encoding transcription factor PIF3-like, translating into MPLFELFRLSKAAQDNNTSPPVDEVVELVWENGQVSTQSRSKNIPPPHQGASSRPREIGNSSKTTVMDEIPMSVPSLMTGLSQDDDFVPWINHHHQSLDGYCSEFLQEEEMALFQRRNNGNEPAPPPPAAASSSQYNGFQSHSLYGTDRAREPLVTTSNKPGLINFSHFLRPATLGKSPNNNADRSKEKSPQSPPKVFQTKVLGAKEVLNESVASAMPKDSQKACLVSEDSGRKEQESEKAVVCSSVGSGNSLDGPSESPSLSVKRKHSDVQDIDCHSEDVEGESGDGRKEAAPSRTGTGSKRSRSAEVHNLSERRRRDRINEKMRALQELIPNCNKVDKASMLDEAIEYLKSLQLQVQIMSMASGYYMPPVMFPPGMGHYPAAAAAMAMGMGMPYAMGLPDMSRAGPSVNHGPQFQVPGMQQPVGMAIPRVSGGGFFTGSSSTMEMNKSDNGSTRDLSGGTKDETMTENNNGLRPIKRKQTSSDQFCGSS; encoded by the exons ATGCCTCTGTTTGAGCTTTTCAGGCTCTCCAAAGCTGCTCAAGACAATAACACTTCTCC ACCTGTAGATGAAGTTGTTGAGCTTGTGTGGGAGAACGGTCAGGTTTCAACTCAAAGCAGATCAAAGAACATTCCTCCACCACATCAAGGAGCCTCTTCTAGGCCTAGAGAGATCGGAAACAGCTCAAAGACCACGGTGATGGACGAGATCCCTATGTCAGTACCTTCTCTGATGACGGGTTTGAGTCAAGACGATGACTTTGTCCCATGgatcaatcatcatcatcaatcctTAGATGGATACTGCTCTGAGTTCTTACAAGAGGAGGAGATGGCGTTGTTTCAGAGAAGAAACAATGGCAATGAAccagctcctcctcctcctgctgctgcttcttcttctcagtACAACGGTTTTCAATCACATTCTCTCTATGGAACTGATAGAGCTAGAGAACCGTTAGTCACCACAAGTAACAAGCCTGGTTTGATCAACTTTTCGCACTTCTTGCGCCCTGCAACTTTGGGGAAGAGTCCTAATAACAACGCTGATAGGTCTAAAGAGAAGAGTCCTCAAAGCCCGCCTAAAGTGTTTCAGACCAAAGTACTTGGAGCTAAAGAGGTTCTCAACGAGTCTGTTGCCTCTGCTATGCCTAAGGATAGCCAAAAGGCTTGCCTAGTTTCAGAAGACTCTGGTAGAAAGGAGCAGGAGAGTGAGAAGGCTGTTGTGTGTTCTTCTGTTGGGTCTGGTAATAGTCTTGATGGGCCGTCTGAAAGTCCTTCGCTTTCTGTTAAAAGAAAGCATTCTGATGTTCAGGATATTGACTGTCATAGTGAA GATGTTGAAGGAGAATCAGGAGATGGAAGAAAAGAAGCAGCTCCATCAAGAACAGGGACTGGTTCAAAGAGAAGTCGGTCGGCTGAAGTACATAATCTGTCTGAAAGG AGACGGCGTGATAGGATTAACGAGAAGATGCGTGCTCTTCAAGAACTCATACCAAACTGCAACAAG GTGGACAAAGCTTCAATGCTAGATGAAGCAATCGAATATCTCAAGTCACTTCAACTTCAAGTACAG ATCATGTCAATGGCTTCTGGTTACTACATGCCACCGGTCATGTTCCCACCGGGTATGGGCCATTACCcggctgctgctgctgcaatGGCAATGGGTATGGGAATGCCTTATGCAATGGGCTTACCTGATATGAGCCGTGCCGGTCCCTCGGTTAACCACGGACCACAGTTCCAGGTCCCGGGGATGCAACAACCAGTGGGGATGGCGATTCCACGTGTTTCTGGTGGTGGTTTCTTCACGGGTTCTTCTTCAACGATGGAGATGAATAAGAGTGACAATGGTTCGACTAGAGACTTATCAGGTGGTACAAAAGATGAAACGATGACAGAGAACAACAATGGCTTGAGACCTATAAAGAGAAAACAGACGTCTTCTGATCAGTTTTGTGGATCGTCGTGA
- the LOC125578609 gene encoding uncharacterized protein LOC125578609 has translation MDLKPPDGEIEATATVTTNCSLPASSSPMNNSLSVKSSSLNAEIMMGEAPIQTNTASIVDPLLCDDELSNAPLAITDQSTAITEASSPLVDSDIVPLTDEESELSSNPPNAFIPSIGAWAKPLAFAPPPTPPTPATPSGFDPQYLNNLLDSFWPTLNDGIGKNQKKRDQRAAVREFPLAPVPKIPVPELKDDGSLRFPWAARMNPATRNLYRAANPTFRLDGTPQVTIPSQVLSLGPENKREYLIGQFHRCSLPPGGLIHAVVNRLWGRSCRIGCRKLSESSYMFHIPHDSTREWVVQRGVWHVDDCLLFVSPWKSVNSLKVPEVSTIPVWVNLKNVPDCCYSRLGLSHVASGLGEPMQTHKPRLDPTCLGEAKVLVEVELDKPFPKQIALDDKQGNIFLVDVEYTWIPSTCGRCGHLGHKEKRCLLPAVQKNEETLPVNEVMNEDRGVGSDKEQAQVYAASEKEVVQVEDSEANLDLASTDQILEPTNVTEIEELQSQKGVELKALSTPVHFLVHSKETIAIGSNSQFTTSPLAVWNQEAIHWPLCTHLRMAALFTMLLSNSMFMMLEMG, from the exons ATGGATCTCAAGCCTCCGGACGGTGAGATCGAAGCTACGGCGACCGTAACCACTAACTGCTCCTTGCCAGCCTCCTCCTCTCCAATGAATAACAGCCTCTCTGTGAAATCGTCATCTCTCAATGCTGAGATTATGATGGGTGAAGCTCCGATTCAAACAAATACTGCTTCGATTGTAGATCCCCTTCTTTGTGACGATGAGCTCTCCAACGCTCCTCTTGCAATCACCGATCAGTCAACTGCTATCACTGAAGCATCATCGCCACTGGTAGACTCAGATATAGTTCCTCTCACTGATGAGGAATCTGAACTATCTTCTAACCCACCAAATGCTTTCATACCATCGATTGGAGCATGGGCTAAACCTCTTGCATTTGCACCGCCTCCTACTCCACCAACACCAGCAACGCCGTCGGGTTTTGACCCGCAATATCTCAACAACTTACTTGATTCTTTCTGGCCAACTCTAAATGATGGAATTGGGAAAAATCAGAAGAAAAGAGACCAACGAGCTGCTGTTCGAGAGTTTCCACTCGCTCCTGTTCCAAAAATTCCTGTTCCGGAACTTAAAGATGATGGAAGCTTGAGGTTTCCGTGGGCTGCTAGAATGAATCCTGCTACAAGAAATCTTTATCGAGCGGCTAATCCTACCTTCCGACTTGATGGAACTCCTCAGGTTACCATCCCTTCTCAGGTTCTTAGTTTAGGACCAGAAAATAAAAGAGAGTATCTGATTGGCCAGTTTCATCGTTGCTCTCTACCTCCTGGAGGTTTGATTCATGCTGTAGTAAATAGGCTGTGGGGAAGAAGTTGCAGAATAGGATGTCGTAAGCTTAGTGAGTCATCTTATATGTTTCACATTCCTCATGATTCAACTCGAGAATGGGTAGTTCAGAGAGGTGTATGGCATGTTGACGACTGTTTGTTGTTTGTTTCGCCTTGGAAATCAGTAAATTCGCTCAAAGTCCCTGAAGTATCAACTATCCCGGTTTGGGTAAACTTAAAGAATGTTCCAGATTGTTGCTATTCAAGATTAGGTCTCAGTCATGTAGCATCAGGACTTGGTGAGCCTATGCAAACGCACAAACCGCGCCTTGATCCGACTTGCTTGGGGGAAGCAAAGGTTTTAGTTGAAGTAGAGCTTGACAAGCCCTTTCCTAAGCAAATTGCCTTAGATGACAAACAAGGTAATATATTCTTGGTAGATGTTGAGTATACTTGGATTCCGAGTACTTGTGGTAGATGTGGACACTTAGGACATAAAGAGAAAAGATGTCTACTTCCAGCTGTCCAAAAGAATGAGGAAACACTTCCAGTGAATGAGGTGATGAATGAAGATCGAGGGGTTGGGTCGGATAAGGAACAAGCTCAGGTCTATGCTGCATCGGAAAAAGAGGTGGTACAAGTTGAAGATTCTGAAGCGAATTTGGATTTAGCTTCTACTGATCAAATTTTAGAACCCACTAATGTGACAGAGATTGAAGAGTTGCAATCACAAAAGGGTGTTGAGCTTAAGGCTCTTTCAACGCCGGTACACTTTCTCGTCCATTCTAAGGAAACTATAGCCATTGGCTCCAACTCTCAATTCACTACATCACCATTAGCAG TTTGGAATCAGGAGGCAATTCATTGGCCTTTATGTACACACCTACGCATGGCAGCCCTTTTCACAATGCTATTGAGCAATTCAATGTTCATGATGTTGGAGATGGGCTAA
- the LOC111200654 gene encoding uncharacterized protein LOC111200654: protein MNLLPSSTSVTPASDSDTSAEKSPEICEGCGSRDSWITHSARFRCIIHFYCTHCLLRKHPTSFCPSCFAFYDSSPPHHSRRVSCSDCGSYTHIHCAADDANSNSTPYRCPPCRDPDSFSFFRPIVDANGVRCVDKSLSAAFLCAAKISASSMNKAVSLAKCEAERKGKDAAVARKRAREALDDVIKLDEKAKSDVELSANRDQKPSLSPASTNSYQLKKPKADHLSVKQEH, encoded by the coding sequence atGAATCTTCTTCCGTCGTCGACTTCGGTGACGCCAGCTTCGGATTCGGACACGTCAGCGGAAAAATCCCCGGAGATATGCGAAGGCTGCGGCAGCCGAGACTCCTGGATCACACACTCGGCTCGTTTCCGTTGCATCATCCACTTCTACTGCACGCACTGCCTCCTGCGCAAACACCCGACGTCGTTTTGCCCCTCCTGCTTCGCCTTCTACGATTCCTCCCCGCCGCACCACTCTCGCCGCGTCTCCTGCTCCGACTGCGGCTCCTACACGCACATCCACTGCGCCGCCGACGACGCAAACTCAAACTCCACTCCTTACCGATGTCCTCCTTGCCGTGACCCCgactccttctccttcttccgCCCTATCGTCGACGCCAACGGCGTCCGCTGCGTCGATAAATCCCTCTCGGCAGCGTTCTTATGCGCCGCGAAGATCTCCGCCTCTTCCATGAACAAGGCCGTCAGCTTGGCTAAATGCGAAGCCGAGCGGAAGGGTAAAGACGCTGCCGTGGCGAGGAAGAGAGCGCGCGAGGCTCTGGATGACGTCATCAAGCTCGACGAGAAGGCGAAGTCGGACGTTGAGCTCTCCGCGAATCGAGATCAGAAACCAAGTCTGAGTCCTGCATCCACCAATTCATATCAACTCAAGAAACCGAAGGCAGATCACCTTTCAGTTAAGCAAGAACATTAA
- the LOC106419838 gene encoding phenylacetaldehyde reductase, which produces MNGGGKVVCVTGASGYIASWIVKLLLLRGYTVKATVRDPKDQKKTDHLLTLDGARERLQLFKASLLEEGSFEHAIDGCDAVFHTASPVKIIATDPQAELIEPAVKGTINVLTTCTKVSSVKRVILTSSMATLLSPNFPLGPNVLLDETTFSDPSVCEEEKQWYILSKTLAENAAWTFAKDNNLDLVVMNPGLVIGPVLQPTINFSVDVVIDFIKGKNTFNRKHHRLVDVRDVALAHIKALETPSANGRYIIDAPIVTTEEIEKILREFFPDLCIAHENEDIDLNPMAYEVNVEKVKSLGIEFTPTETSLRDTVLSLKEKHLV; this is translated from the exons ATGAACGGTGGAGGAAAAGTGGTTTGTGTCACCGGAGCTTCCGGTTACATAGCGTCTTGGATTGTGAAGCTTTTGCTCCTCCGTGGCTACACCGTCAAGGCTACTGTTCGAGACCCAA AGGATCAAAAGAAAACAGATCATCTTCTTACACTTGACGGCGCAAGAGAAAGACTTCAACTATTCAAAGCAAGTCTTTTAGAAGAAGGTTCTTTCGAGCATGCAATTGATGGATGTGACGCTGTCTTCCACACCGCTTCACCAGTCAAAATCATTGCCACTGATCCACAG GCTGAGCTGATAGAACCAGCCGTCAAGGGAACTATTAACGTACTAACAACATGCACTAAAGTGTCTTCTGTCAAGAGGGTCATTTTAACGTCGTCCATGGCCACACTTCTTTCTCCTAACTTCCCGTTGGGACCAAACGTGTTACTAGACGAAACAACCTTCTCTGATCCAAGTGTCTGTGAGGAggaaaag CAATGGTATATACTCTCCAAGACTTTGGCCGAAAATGCGGCATGGACGTTTGCCAAGGACAACAACTTGGACTTGGTCGTAATGAATCCAGGACTCGTTATTGGACCAGTCCTACAACCAACTATTAATTTCTCAGTAGATGTGgttatagattttataaaagGTAAGAACACTTTTAATAGGAAGCATCATAGACTTGTGGACGTGAGGGATGTTGCTCTAGCTCATATCAAGGCGCTCGAGACTCCTTCAGCCAATGGCAGATACATCATTGATGCTCCGATTGTCACAACGGAGGAGATTGAGAAAATTCTACGTGAATTCTTTCCTGATTTGTGTATTGCTCATGa gaATGAAGACATTGATTTGAATCCGATGGCTTACGAAGTAAATGTAGAAAAGGTGAAAAGTTTGGGGATTGAGTTTACTCCTACAGAAACAAGCCTTAGAGACACTGTTCTTAGTCTCAAGGAGAAACATCTTGTGTGA
- the LOC106420040 gene encoding WAT1-related protein At1g09380 isoform X2, which translates to MVKSRDMLPSLAMVLVQIGYAGMNITSKMAMEAGMKPLILVAYRQIFASITTLPVAFFLERKTIPKITMRVLVQAFFCSITGVTGNQVLYFIGLQNSSPTIACALTNLLPAVTFLLAAIFRQESVGIRKVSGQAKVIGTVVCVAGAMLLSFYHGHTIGIGESKIHWTYAQNITAHGSDSAGSNFFLGPFLIMAAAVSCAGWFIIQTKMSETFAAPYTSTLLMCLMGSIQCGVVALISDHKLADWSLSSPLRLISALYAGVVASALAFCLMSWAINIKGPLYVSVFSPLVLVIVAVFSWTLLEEKLYTGTFMGSALVVIGLYGVLWGKDREMNEKEDEVEIQKMAKQQPTVKRDINEDIESRLSS; encoded by the exons ATGGTTAAATCGAGAGATATGTTGCCGTCCTTGGCGATGGTGTTAGTGCAAATTGGCTACGCAGGCATGAACATTACGTCGAAGATGGCTATGGAGGCCGGCATGAAGCCTCTCATCCTTGTCGCTTATCGCCAAATCTTTGCCTCTATCACCACTTTACCGGTTGCATTTTTCCTTGAACG TAAGACAATACCGAAAATCACAATGAGGGTTCTTGTCCAAGCCTTCTTCTGCTCTATCACTGG TGTGACAGGAAATCAAGTGCTCTACTTCATAGGACTTCAGAATTCATCTCCGACCATCGCTTGCGCCTTAACTAATCTCTTACCGGCGGTCACTTTCCTCCTTGCCGCAATCTTCAG acaGGAATCTGTAGGGATTAGAAAGGTATCAGGACAAGCCAAAGTGATAGGGACAGTAGTATGTGTCGCCGGGGCAATGCTTCTCTCCTTCTACCATGGCCACACCATTGGCATTGGAGAGTCCAAGATCCATTGGACCTATGCTCAAAACATCACGGCCCATGGTTCCGATTCTGCCGGTTCTAACTTCTTCTTAGGACCTTTTCTAATCATGGCTGCTGCCGTTTCTTGTGCCGGTTGGTTCATTATTCAG ACGAAAATGAGTGAAACATTTGCAGCACCATACACGAGCACACTTCTAATGTGTTTGATGGGAAGTATCCAATGTGGAGTTGTCGCTTTAATCTCCGATCACAAACTAGCTGATTGGTCTCTCAGCTCTCCTCTCCGCCTCATTTCCGCCCTTTACGCC GGAGTGGTGGCGTCTGCGTTAGCGTTCTGCTTAATGTCATGGGCGATAAATATAAAAGGTCCTCTCTACGTCTCTGTTTTCAGCCCTTTAGTGCTTGTAATCGTCGCCGTTTTCAGCTGGACTCTTCTTGAAGAGAAACTCTACACCGGCAC GTTTATGGGATCAGCACTTGTGGTTATTGGGCTATATGGTGTTTTGTGGGGCAAAGATAGAGAGATGAATGAGAAGGAAGACGAAGTAGAGATCCAAAAGATGGCGAAACAACAACCAACAGTCAAAAGGGATATAAATGAAGATATTGAGTCGAGATTATCGTCTTAA